The following is a genomic window from Methanobacteriaceae archaeon.
AACTTTTGATTAATCTACTGGTTCGAGCTTTTGACTAAAACTTCTGATTAGTCTACAGGTTCGAACATATCTTTACCTGCACCGCACATTGGACATACCCAGTCATCTGGCAAGTCTTCAAAAGCGGTTCCAGGTTCAATCCCTGACATATCATCTCCTTCTTCAGGATCGTATACATATCCACAAGGCTTACACAGGTATTTTTGCATAATACTACACCTCTTTTTTTACCTCATTTTTAAATCTTCATGATAGATTCATGAATTTCATTTAAGAAATTTCACATTTATTAATAAAAAATTTATTTATTAAACTTATTTAACCTCAGCAAATACCTTTTTCTTAGCCCCGCATGATGGACAAACCCATCTTTCGGGCAAGTCCTCGAATGGAACTCCTGGTTCGATTTTACGCTTTAAATCACCGGTTTCAGGGTCATATATGTATCCACATAACCTGCATTTCCATTTTTTCAAACTAATCACCTTTAAATTTTAGTAAATTTCTTTCGATGACTTACCTTATCCTGGATGAATTGTTAGATAGATGTTATGGAGGTATCAGAGGATTTTTGTTTAAAAAAATAGTTTAATTATGGACAGTAATCTTTTATAGAGGGATGAACCGAAATTTTCCAGCCCCACATTTAGGGCAGTTCCAATCATCAGGCAGATCTTCGAAGGCAGTTCCAGGAGGGGTGTTGGTTCGAGGTTCTCCAACTTCAGGGTCGTAAATATAATTGCAAACCTTACATTTGTATCTTCGCATCATTTGATTTCCTCCACTAAAATGTGGTGTAATCTTATATTAGGTACCTTATACAAATCAAACTAGTTAAACTAGAGTCAGGAAGATATTCAAATAGGTTCCTGGACAGTTCTGTTTCAGCACTCTTTTCATTTGATTTACCGCAAAATTACTTTGATACCACTTATTCAAATCATTATTTGCAGTGATTTATTGATTTTGGTTATTTTTCTTAAATATTTCTACCATAATAGGATATTAAGGGTTTGAATATTGGTTAGAATATTATGTTAGGTGTTATGTAGGTGTTAGATGTTAGATCTGTATCAATATAATTTATGCTCATTTCTGATTATTAATTCTATTGGTGTTTTATTCTATTTTTTCTCTTTTAATTTCTCCCAATCCTCAATATCTCCAGGGATAAGTTTAAAACTGGGATGAACATTGGGGAAATCTAACTTTTTTAACTTTTGGTATTGATTCCTGTCCCGCTGTTTTAGTTTGCCCTTTAGATGATTGAGTTCATATAAGACCTGTCCCTGTGTAACTGTGATTTTCTGCAGGGTTTTTCGAGTTCCAATCTTCTGGGGATTGAAATTATATCCTCTTTTTTCTGCTTCCAGGTAAATATGATGTAAATAAGTGTCCAGAAAAAGAGGGGGATTATTTTGATTTTTGAATCTTACTAGCTGAGGATGGTTATTATAACCTTTAGTTTTGCCCTCAAGAACTGCTTTAGCTAGTAATCCCTCCCTCCAGACTGCTACCAGTCCTTTACTATCTAAATATGATGGATGCAGGCTCCACAGTCTCATCTAGTCACATCTTTAAATTTATATTTTTTTGATGAGAATAAAAAAGTAATTATAGAAAAATTAATATTTAACCAAATCTGCCCTATAATTCTTATTTAACTAATAATACTGGCACATCAACCTTTTTAAGGGCATTTTGAGCAACACTACCCAACAATAACTTTTCCAAACCAGATTTACCATGAGAACTAATAACCACCAGATCTGCCCCGGCCTTCTGGGTTATCTTGGCCATATCATGAGTAGGGCTTCCCACAATCAGTATTTCATGGACTTTAACACCCATTTTTTCTCCTTTCTCATGCACATTATGGAGGATGGCTTTGCCTTCATCTTCCAGTACTTCATAAGGATATATAAGTTTTTCATCAATGATATGCACAGCAACAACTTCAGAGCCCAGTTCTTTAGCCAGGGAAAGTGCCATGTCTTCGGCTTTTTTAGCATGGACTGATCCATCAGTGGGAACCATTATATTATTGAACATGTTCTAAACTTCCATTATCCATTCATTAATCTCATTAATTTCGGTATCTAGTTAGGAAAGAAACTATTTCAGGTTCTAAACATTCCCTTTCTTCATTATTCCATTATTTTCTTATCATTAATCATTGTGATCATTATCAAATAATTTATGTTTGAATTTCTTTTTTTATTCATCAACATTTCTGCGATGATCTCCCACCACAAATTCCTTACCACCTAGGTGCAGGATAGGTCGCATTGATTCTGCATCCAGAAGTCCTTCTTTGAGAGCATCATCTCGGACACCTATTTTTACCACTTCACCTATCACTAAGTTGTGGTCACCACATTCTAGAATTTTCACAACCCTGCATTCTAAATGAGCAATGCATTCTTTGATCCATGGTGCTTTAACTTCAACAGATGGCATCTGGGTTAATCCTGCCTTTTCAATCTCATTAACTCCCTGAGGGAATTTTTCACCAGTCACCCACAGTTCCTTGAGAATATCTTCATGGGGTATGTTTATTACCATTTCCCTAGTTTCTGCAATGTTCTGGTAAGTGTGGTGCTGGGGGACAGATGCCACGGCAATTAAGGGAGGGTTAACAGAGACTGGCATGGTAAATGAGAATGGAGCAGCATTTACTTCCCCTTTCTGATTGATGGTGGTAACTATAATGGTGGGCCGAGGGGCAACCACTCGGTAAAAACTTCCTAAGTCAAGATCTGTGAATTTCATTGAATCACTCCACATATTTTTACAAAATCAGGCACTATGCATTTTTTTCTTCCAGTCTTCTATATTCTTAAGATAATCTGCACCGCAGCTATTAATGAAGTCTTGACACTCATTTTTAGGATTTCCATCTCCAATGAGTTCTCCATCATCCATGCGAATGGCTCGTGTTGCCAGTTCTTCAATGAAATCAATGTGATGGCTGACCATAATTATGGTGGTGTTAAATTCCTGGTTAATGCGTTTGAGAGAGTTTGAAACCATTCTCAAGGTTATAGGGTCTAGATCTCCAAAGGGTTCATCTAAAATAAGGACTTTTGGTTGGGAGGTGAGTACCAGTGCCAGGGTTGCTCTCACTTTCTGCCCCCCGGACAACTCATAAGAACGGCGGTTAAGCACATCTAAGGGTAAGTCCAGGGCTTTGAATATGGGTTCAGCATATTTTATGATTTCATTATCAGGGAAACTGGGGAACAGGGTTTCTAAAATATTTGCAGAAAGCCCTATTTTTTCCAAGCGTTCTTTTGCTTCATTTTCAGGAAGATCAGTTAACTGATAGAGGACATCCAGGGTTAAGTCGCTTATACCAAGTTCTTCAGCTTTCTTTTTTGCCTCGTCAACAACCATAATGCCTTTAACACCTAATCTGCCAGCTATCTGGTCTCTAATACGGGCATGGTGTACCAGTGAAAATTCCTGGTGCATGAATCCCATTTGTCTTCGGATTTTCATTCTACTTATTCCAGGCTGGTGCATGTCCACCCATTCTCCGTCAAGTTTAAAGGATACATTACCGCCATCAGGCTGATCCAGACCACCTATCATCCGTAAAAGAACAGTTTTACCTGCACCACTGGGTCCAATTAGGGAAACAATCTCTCCTTCATTAACATCAAAGCCAACATCTTTCAGCTCCAAGACATTTCCTGCTTTGAGGAGATAGAACCTTCTTTCAAGATCACGAACCTTAATAATTGTTTGACCGATATTTTCCGGGTCTCTTCCTGGCAGTTCTGGTTCCAATTTTCTGAGGAATTTTTTGATTATTGCATCAGGATCTCCTTCATCTACTACTTTTCCTTCCTCCATAAGCAGCATTCGATGAGAAAGATAATGATGGACCTCAGGCAAGTGTGATACCAGTACAACAGTTACTCCTAAATCTTGGTTAATTTTTTTAATAGAATCTAATATTTCTTGTTTAGTTTTAGGGCATGACATTGTTGCTGGTTCATCTAAAAGTAATACTTTAGGCTTTTTTGCCAGTTGTCTTGCCATTATCAGTCTCTGTTTTTCACCACCACTTAAAACAGGTGCAAAGTGATCTGCTTTGTGGTCCAGCCCTACAATGCGCAGTATATCCATGGCTTCTTCTTCAAACTCGTCATATGCAAAATCAAAATCAGTTAGTGCTTCATCACCATATTTTGAACCGTAAAGTTTTCGGATGACGTTATTCAGGGTTGTTTCTGACCAAAGTCCAAATGAACGCTGCAGGTGAATGGCAGTTGCCTTACGTAGTTTACGGGAGTAGTAAGGTGTTGAATCTGGTGTAACCGAAACCTCATCAATGGTAATTTTTCCCTCTTCAAAGGGTTCTACACCCCTCAGAACGCGGAGAAGAGTGCTTTTTCCTGAACCACTGGTTCCAATTATTCCCAATATCTCTCCTTTCTCTACTTCAAGGTTAACATTGTCCAGTGCCTTAATATCCAACCCTTCTTCTATATGATAGGTTTTTGATAGATTTTCAACCTTTATCATCCAGTATCACCGTTTATTTTTAATTATTTCTTAAAATTAAATTTATTGCCAACTTATCCTGCAATATATCATTCCACATTACTTTCACATTAGTAGAATAATCTCTTTTGACCACTTATTGATATAAAGTTATCTTGTCTTGTATTCATGTCTTTGTTTTTAACACATCATTATCAGATTAGAAAATATTTAAGTACTCATTCATTCTCTTGGATTTTTGTAAGTTTAATGAATCATTAAAACTCAGATAAAAATATCTATTTCTTCTTTAAATGCCTTCAATGTTTATTCAGGATTTATAATTGAAAATACTTCTAATAGTATTAGGTTAATTATTTATGCCGGTATAAAGAGAGTTAAGTAACATAGTTTACACTTATTAATAGAACTTGTAGAATATAAGGCAATACACTATTTAAACCATACTTTAAGACATTTTATACAAAGTTTATAAGGATAGTCTATATAATTTAAGAATTTTTGTTGGAAGATAACTATGAGAGGGCTTTTAGTTGGAAGAATGCAGCCAATGCATAAGGGTCACCTTCAAGTGATTAAGAGAATTCTGGATGAAGTTGAAGAAGTCATAATATGTATTGGTAGTGCTCAGTTAAGTCATAGTCTGAAAGATCCTTTTACTGCTGGAGAAAGAGTGATGATGCTAAGCAAAGCCCTGGCTGAGAATGGCATCCCGGCATCATCTTACTACATAATCCCAGTACAGGATATCGAATGCAATTCCCTTTGGGTTGCACATATGGAGATGTTAACTCCGCCATTTGTACATGTATATGCTGGAAACCCACTGGTGCAGCGACTCTTTATAGAAAAGGGTTACGAAGTAACAGAACCACCCTTATTCAATCGAAAAATATATTCCGGTACCGAAGTGCGTCGCAGAATGCTTAATGGCGAGGATTGGCAAGAATTACTCCCAGAAGCGGTTGTGGAAGTTATAAATGAGATTGATGGAATTTCACGCCTTAAACACCTGGCAAGAAAGGAGGTAAGTGAAGAATGATACTTGCAAGGATTATAAATGGTGGAAGAGAATCTGATGATGAAAAAATCATCAAAATGTCCGATTTAACCAAAAAAATCAAAGAAGATCCTTCAATTAATGAGTGCGGGGCTATATTTACCTTTGAGGGTTTTGTAAGAGGTAAAGATCGTGCCAAAACCACTGAAAAAATAATTTTAACCACCATGAATAAGGATGAAACTGAAAAAGAACTTGAAGCCATGGTGAAAGAGGTTAAGGACAAACATGGGGTGAGATCCATAGCCGTAGTCCATTATCTGGGTCAATTTGAACCTGGTGATCCTCTATTCCTAGCGGCAGTGGCAGGACCGCACCGGCATGAAACCAGAGCAGCACTGGAAGAAATTATTGAAAGAGTTAAATACGAGTTAGACTTTAAAAAGAAAGAATTCGGCAGCACAGGAACTCAGGTAATCTTATCTGGAGGTTAATAAATTCATTTATTTTATTTTTATTTTTTTTGATTTATTATTATTGCTATGACAAGATGGGGCTAAATTCAATATATTTTATGAGATTTTAAAGATGAGGGGGTTTGAATTGAAGTTTATAAGGGACAGTGTTCATGGTAACCTTCGTTTAGAAGAATTTGAAGTACGTCTCACTGATACTCCTGAGATTCAGAGATTAAGAAGGATTAAACAGCTGGGATTCACCTATTTAGTTTATCCCGGTGCTAATCACAGCCGTTTTGAGCACTCCATTGGAACCATGTACCTAGCTTCCCGCCTGGCAGAGCATCTGCAAATTGATAAGGAAACCAGGGAACTGGTAAGAAGTTGTGCTATTTTGCATGACGCAGGCCATGGACCCTTTTCTCATGTATCAGAGGGAGTATTAGAGTCATCACATGAAGAACTAACTTCCAAACTAATAAAAGAATCACAGTTAGGCGACATATTATCTGAAAAATTTTCCATTAAAGAAATTTTGAGTTTGATAAATGGTGATGGACCTTTAGGACAAATAATCTCCGGAGAACTTGATGTAGACCGAATGGACTACCTCCTGAGGGATTCGTATTACACAGGTGTTGCTTATGGTGTAATTGATGTGGAACGCCTAATTCACAACATGGAACTTGATGACGGTCTTGTACTCAGGAGTAAAGGAGTTCAAGCAGCAGAATCCATGCTACTAGCCCGTTATTTCATGTATCCAAGTGTCTATCAACATCACACCACCCGGATTGCCAATGCCATGTTCAGACGCTGTTTGAAGAAAATATTAGAAAAAGAGATTGTTAATGCCCGTGAGATATATAGATATGATGATATTGACATAATCTCAGCTGCCAGGTCTCAAAAAGGATATATTCAGGATATTATCCAAAGATTAGACACCAGACAATTATACAAACGAGTATATTCCGTGAAACTAGATGAAGTTCCTAATCCGGAAGCAGTTTTTCAGATGGATGCGGCTATGGTTAATAAAATAGAAGAAGAGATCGCTTTAGAAATTGGAACCAATAATGACTGTGTGCTGGTTGATATTCCAGAATATCCATCTTTCCACGAATTAAGTACTCCCATATCTCTCAATGGAGTCATTGTCAAATTAGGTGAAGTTTCTAACCTGGTGCGCTCCCTGAAAGATTCTCGTTTCAACCATGCAGATCTCTCTATCTACTTACCAGAAGATTGTGCAGAAAAAGCAGAAAGAATAAATTTCAGGGATTATATCAATGTTCTGGATAAATAATTAGTCCATAATAATCAATATTAACAAATAATATTATATGTTTGTCTAAACCTCCGCATATGGATTAATATAATGACTTAATATAATGATTTTCATGAAGAGAATTAATAGGATAATGATAAATAAAATGCATTAATTTAAAAGGCATTAAATGTGAGATAATTTGATTGGATTAATCTAATAGAATTTCTAATCAAAGTATTAAATTAAACACTATTAACTCTCAAAAAAAAGCGATATCAGTATCATAAAAGTTAATAAACTTATTTAATAATTTTTTATTTAGAAGAACTGAAATTATGTGATAAAATGATAGTTATAGCCATTACTGGAGCAAGTGGTGTTGTCTACGGGGTTAGACTTCTGGAAGTGTTAAATGAAATGGGTAAAGAAACTGCACTGGTGGTTACTGACCCTGCTTGGATTATACTAAAGCATGAGATGGGAATTGAAAAAGATTATCTTAAGAAACTTTGCCATCATTACTATGCCCCTGATGACCTGACCAGTGCTATTAATAGTGGCTCATGTAGATTCAAGTCCATGGTTATTGTACCCTGCACCATGAAAACTGTCTCAGCTATTTCTTCAGGATTTGCTAGCAATGCTGTTACCCGAGCAGCTGACGTGGCATTAAAGGAGAGGAGAAAGCTCATAATAGTACCTAGAGAAACACCTTTACGTTCAGTTCATCTGGAGAACATGCTAAAAATTAGTAAGGAAGGAGGTATAATCCTACCAGCAATGCCTGCATTTTACCACCAACCCCAGGAAATTAATGGCCTGGTTGATTTTCTCGTGGGAAAAATACTGGATAACCTTCATATAGACCATGAACTTTACCAGCGCTGGCAGGGAGAAGTTCCATGATTAAAGACGAAGATTTTATCCAGTCAGAAAAAGTGCCAGGCCCTACTAAGGAAGAAGTGCGATGTTTAGTCATGTGTAAAGCACGAATCTCCAGTAATGATGTAGTGCTGGAGGTAGGTTGTGGGACCGGAGGATTAACTGTTCAATCTGCAATGAGGGCTAAGGAAGTTATATCCATAGATAAGAACCCTGAAGCCATATCCCTTACTCAGAGAAATATTATAAAACATGGACTTCTGGAAAAGGTTAAACTCATTGAGGGAGATGCTCTCAGTGTAATGAAAGAAATAACCTCATTTGATGTAGTTTTAGTTGGAGGTAGCAGTGGTGATCTTCCTCTAATAATCAATGAGGGATTCCAAAAACTAAATCCAAAGGGCAGGATTGTGGTTACTTCCATACTCCTCGAAACCCGTGTAGAAGCAGTGAGAACATTCAAAAAACTATCTGTAATACCTGATGTCGTTGAAATTACTTTTGCCAAAGGTAAGGTAACAAACAGGGGTACCATGATGATGGGAAGAAATCCGATTACTATTGTATCTGCCACAAAAAAATAACAATTATTAAAAGTTTAAGAGTGAAATTAAGCGTTTAATTAGAATATTGAGCTAAAATGTTGAAAAATTCGAATAAATAAGCCAATAATAACGGTTTTAATGATTATGGTTAATGTTTATAATAACAAACAATTTTTTAATGATAAAAACCCTTCAGTTCTGACAATTGAAATCAAAAAACAATTGAATTCGAAAAATAACTAATCCAGGTGTCTCAATGAAATTATCGCATCGTTTTGATTGGAAAGTAAAACTGGGAATTTTACTGGTTCTTTTATCAGCTTTACTATATATTGGTCATTACTTAATTTTTCATGATTCCCATGGTGTATTTTTTTATATAGGTATTGATATTGCCTTCTTACCAATTGAAATACTCTTTGTGGTGCTGGTGATTGAAAACGCCATCAGCAGTAGAGAAAAAAAGATGATGATGGAAAAGCTGAACATGGTTATAGGAGTATTTTTCAGCGAAGTAGGAACTGAACTAATGGGATCCATAATAAAATTCGACCCAGACACTGATAACATAAGGAATGACCTTTTGATAACCAATAATTGGTCTTTTAAGGACTTCAGGGCAGCAAGAGATAAAATTAAAAATTTTGACTATGGATTGGATATCAGCGGTGAAAACAAGGATTCCATTGAATTTTTGAAGAACACTAAAACTTTCCTGGTGGAAAAGAGAAAATTTTTACTGGCATTACTAGAAAATCCCAATCTGCTAGAACATGAAACTTTCACTGAACTCTTATGGGCAGTATTTCATCTTATGGAAGAATTGGAAAAAAGAGAAGATATATCCAGCTTACCATCATCAGACTATCAGCATCTTTCTGGTGATACAGTAAGGGTTTACAGTCTCATGATCCTGGAGTGGCTCCAGTACATGGAACATCTCATGAATAATTATCCTTATCTCTTCTCACTGGCCATTAGAACCAACCCCTTTGATCCCACATCACAAGTGGAGGTCAACGATTAATCAAGGATTAGAGACTTTATCGGATATTAGGAATAATAATTGATTTATATAAAATGCAAGAGGATTATTCAATTAATAAGGGAAATTAAGAATATATCAAGTTTATCAATTGTTAATAAGCGAATAAATGATGGTCTTATTGAACGTGAAATTAAAAGATCGATTATCTTAAATTGTCTGATGATCAATTATAAATTCAGATTAGAATAAAATTTGGCCTTATTTTAATACCCTTATTTTATTACAGTATTAATTATCCAATATTTTTCTAAAAAAAGATTTTCTCTAAGCAAGAATTTGATATCACATATCGTAACCTTTTTATATGGTGCCAACAATATACTTAAAAAACTAAATGTGGTCGATGCCATGGAGAGATTGACTCTCGAGCAATATAGGATAATGGTGGATAAGGTTTTAGAATACAAAAGGGTGAATGGATACCTGCCAGAATATGCAGTTGTTGATGGCTGCCGTATAGAAAAAAGAGAATATATCGACATGATTGAAAGGGTGAATAAATTCTTCCTGGAGATGGGAAGAAACCCGGGTTGCGTGGAAATCGGACCTATTGATGATCTCCCTGTTGTGGAAAAAGTATTGATTTAAAAAATTCAATAATATCCACACTAATACCGATAAATCTCTATAATTCTCTTTAAATCCATTTAAATAAAAAAAATCTTTTTTTGGGACTTATCTTGGATTATCTAAAAATTCGGTCATGGAAATAATGGTCATGATTACATTCTTACTTTTAGGATGTCCATCCCTGATAAATAAATAATATCCAAATATGATTTATCAAATTGAT
Proteins encoded in this region:
- a CDS encoding rubredoxin produces the protein MQKYLCKPCGYVYDPEEGDDMSGIEPGTAFEDLPDDWVCPMCGAGKDMFEPVD
- a CDS encoding rubredoxin — protein: MKKWKCRLCGYIYDPETGDLKRKIEPGVPFEDLPERWVCPSCGAKKKVFAEVK
- a CDS encoding rubredoxin, which codes for MRRYKCKVCNYIYDPEVGEPRTNTPPGTAFEDLPDDWNCPKCGAGKFRFIPL
- a CDS encoding universal stress protein → MFNNIMVPTDGSVHAKKAEDMALSLAKELGSEVVAVHIIDEKLIYPYEVLEDEGKAILHNVHEKGEKMGVKVHEILIVGSPTHDMAKITQKAGADLVVISSHGKSGLEKLLLGSVAQNALKKVDVPVLLVK
- a CDS encoding flavin reductase family protein, whose amino-acid sequence is MKFTDLDLGSFYRVVAPRPTIIVTTINQKGEVNAAPFSFTMPVSVNPPLIAVASVPQHHTYQNIAETREMVINIPHEDILKELWVTGEKFPQGVNEIEKAGLTQMPSVEVKAPWIKECIAHLECRVVKILECGDHNLVIGEVVKIGVRDDALKEGLLDAESMRPILHLGGKEFVVGDHRRNVDE
- a CDS encoding ABC transporter ATP-binding protein, which gives rise to MIKVENLSKTYHIEEGLDIKALDNVNLEVEKGEILGIIGTSGSGKSTLLRVLRGVEPFEEGKITIDEVSVTPDSTPYYSRKLRKATAIHLQRSFGLWSETTLNNVIRKLYGSKYGDEALTDFDFAYDEFEEEAMDILRIVGLDHKADHFAPVLSGGEKQRLIMARQLAKKPKVLLLDEPATMSCPKTKQEILDSIKKINQDLGVTVVLVSHLPEVHHYLSHRMLLMEEGKVVDEGDPDAIIKKFLRKLEPELPGRDPENIGQTIIKVRDLERRFYLLKAGNVLELKDVGFDVNEGEIVSLIGPSGAGKTVLLRMIGGLDQPDGGNVSFKLDGEWVDMHQPGISRMKIRRQMGFMHQEFSLVHHARIRDQIAGRLGVKGIMVVDEAKKKAEELGISDLTLDVLYQLTDLPENEAKERLEKIGLSANILETLFPSFPDNEIIKYAEPIFKALDLPLDVLNRRSYELSGGQKVRATLALVLTSQPKVLILDEPFGDLDPITLRMVSNSLKRINQEFNTTIIMVSHHIDFIEELATRAIRMDDGELIGDGNPKNECQDFINSCGADYLKNIEDWKKKMHSA
- a CDS encoding nicotinamide-nucleotide adenylyltransferase, with translation MRGLLVGRMQPMHKGHLQVIKRILDEVEEVIICIGSAQLSHSLKDPFTAGERVMMLSKALAENGIPASSYYIIPVQDIECNSLWVAHMEMLTPPFVHVYAGNPLVQRLFIEKGYEVTEPPLFNRKIYSGTEVRRRMLNGEDWQELLPEAVVEVINEIDGISRLKHLARKEVSEE
- a CDS encoding molybdenum cofactor biosynthesis protein MoaE, which translates into the protein MILARIINGGRESDDEKIIKMSDLTKKIKEDPSINECGAIFTFEGFVRGKDRAKTTEKIILTTMNKDETEKELEAMVKEVKDKHGVRSIAVVHYLGQFEPGDPLFLAAVAGPHRHETRAALEEIIERVKYELDFKKKEFGSTGTQVILSGG
- a CDS encoding HD domain-containing protein, which encodes MRGFELKFIRDSVHGNLRLEEFEVRLTDTPEIQRLRRIKQLGFTYLVYPGANHSRFEHSIGTMYLASRLAEHLQIDKETRELVRSCAILHDAGHGPFSHVSEGVLESSHEELTSKLIKESQLGDILSEKFSIKEILSLINGDGPLGQIISGELDVDRMDYLLRDSYYTGVAYGVIDVERLIHNMELDDGLVLRSKGVQAAESMLLARYFMYPSVYQHHTTRIANAMFRRCLKKILEKEIVNAREIYRYDDIDIISAARSQKGYIQDIIQRLDTRQLYKRVYSVKLDEVPNPEAVFQMDAAMVNKIEEEIALEIGTNNDCVLVDIPEYPSFHELSTPISLNGVIVKLGEVSNLVRSLKDSRFNHADLSIYLPEDCAEKAERINFRDYINVLDK
- a CDS encoding UbiX family flavin prenyltransferase, yielding MIVIAITGASGVVYGVRLLEVLNEMGKETALVVTDPAWIILKHEMGIEKDYLKKLCHHYYAPDDLTSAINSGSCRFKSMVIVPCTMKTVSAISSGFASNAVTRAADVALKERRKLIIVPRETPLRSVHLENMLKISKEGGIILPAMPAFYHQPQEINGLVDFLVGKILDNLHIDHELYQRWQGEVP
- the cbiT gene encoding precorrin-6Y C5,15-methyltransferase (decarboxylating) subunit CbiT translates to MIKDEDFIQSEKVPGPTKEEVRCLVMCKARISSNDVVLEVGCGTGGLTVQSAMRAKEVISIDKNPEAISLTQRNIIKHGLLEKVKLIEGDALSVMKEITSFDVVLVGGSSGDLPLIINEGFQKLNPKGRIVVTSILLETRVEAVRTFKKLSVIPDVVEITFAKGKVTNRGTMMMGRNPITIVSATKK
- a CDS encoding pseudomurein-binding protein yields the protein MERLTLEQYRIMVDKVLEYKRVNGYLPEYAVVDGCRIEKREYIDMIERVNKFFLEMGRNPGCVEIGPIDDLPVVEKVLI